In Thioalkalivibrio sp. XN279, a single window of DNA contains:
- a CDS encoding nitronate monooxygenase family protein — protein sequence MALPESFRSRIAVPAVAAPMFLVSGPELIIETCKGGIPAAFPALNRRSTAEFVEWLDEVGGALDETHAPWGVNLIVHRSNPRLEADLAACVEHKVPFIVTSLGAVPDLVKAVHGYGGVVFHDVISIRHAHKAAEAGVDGLIAVCAGAGGHSGATSPFALTSEIRQFFDGTLLLAGAINEGHQVAAALVMGADLAWMGSRFIATRESLAPEAYKQMMLRAAAKDIVYTDAVSGVPANFLRESLEANDFDVVELLKRGLGSGKLKDLGDEAKAWKTIWSAGQGVGGVQDVPSAAELCARLKSEFDAACAAGVPWPERG from the coding sequence GTGGCTCTGCCTGAGTCCTTCCGCAGCCGCATCGCGGTGCCGGCGGTGGCGGCGCCGATGTTCCTGGTCTCCGGGCCCGAGTTGATCATCGAGACCTGCAAGGGCGGCATCCCGGCGGCCTTCCCGGCGCTCAACCGGCGCAGCACGGCGGAATTCGTCGAGTGGCTCGACGAGGTCGGCGGCGCGCTGGACGAGACCCACGCGCCGTGGGGCGTGAACCTGATCGTGCATCGCTCCAACCCGCGCCTCGAGGCTGACCTCGCCGCCTGCGTGGAGCACAAGGTGCCGTTCATCGTCACTTCGCTCGGTGCGGTGCCGGACCTCGTCAAGGCGGTGCACGGCTACGGCGGCGTGGTGTTCCACGACGTGATCAGCATCCGCCACGCCCACAAGGCGGCGGAGGCCGGCGTGGACGGATTGATCGCGGTGTGCGCGGGCGCCGGCGGTCACTCCGGCGCCACCAGCCCCTTCGCGCTCACCAGCGAGATCCGCCAGTTCTTCGACGGCACCCTGCTGCTGGCCGGCGCCATCAATGAAGGCCACCAGGTCGCGGCAGCGCTGGTGATGGGCGCGGACCTGGCCTGGATGGGCAGCCGCTTCATCGCCACGCGCGAGAGCCTGGCGCCGGAGGCCTACAAGCAGATGATGCTGCGCGCCGCCGCCAAGGACATCGTCTACACGGACGCGGTCTCCGGCGTGCCGGCGAATTTCCTGCGCGAGAGCCTCGAGGCCAACGACTTCGACGTCGTGGAACTGCTGAAGCGCGGCCTGGGCAGCGGCAAGCTCAAGGACCTTGGCGACGAGGCCAAGGCGTGGAAGACCATCTGGTCGGCCGGGCAGGGGGTGGGCGGCGTGCAGGACGTGCCCAGCGCCGCCGAGCTGTGCGCGCGCCTGAAGAGCGAGTTCGACGCGGCCTGCGCCGCCGGGGTGCCCTGGCCGGAGCGCGGCTGA
- a CDS encoding acyl-CoA dehydrogenase family protein, translating to MHRNIFEEDHEIFRDSVTKFLQAEVQPHLDRWLEAGIIDRELFRKAGDQGYCLMWADEAYGGMGVHDFRFEQILIEENAFHGDAGFGLSLHSRLCAPYIGQLGSEEQKQRFLPGCISGETILGIAMTEPGAGSDVAGIRTMAVEQDDHWVLNGSKIYISNGINGDLFIVAARTVPDHPHGIGLFLVERGMEGFTRGRNLKKLGLKAQDTAELFFDQVKVPKANVLGDPRKGFYYLMQFLAEERLIVACGCVAAAEAALRITIDYVKERRAFGKAIAEFQNTRFKLAEMRTKIDAAQAFVDRCVMDHNEGKLSAEVAAEAKLFTSELEGWVTDECLQLHGGAGYMDEYPISRLYANARVSRIYAGSSEIMKEIVARSMGLDPRRGSA from the coding sequence ATGCACCGCAATATTTTCGAGGAAGACCACGAGATCTTTCGGGACTCCGTGACGAAGTTCCTGCAGGCCGAGGTGCAGCCGCACCTCGACCGCTGGCTGGAGGCCGGCATCATCGACCGCGAGCTGTTCCGGAAGGCGGGCGACCAGGGTTATTGCCTGATGTGGGCCGACGAGGCCTACGGCGGCATGGGCGTGCACGACTTTCGCTTCGAGCAGATCCTGATCGAGGAAAACGCCTTCCATGGCGACGCGGGCTTCGGCCTGTCGCTGCACAGCCGCCTGTGCGCGCCCTATATCGGCCAGCTCGGCAGCGAGGAGCAGAAGCAGCGTTTCCTGCCGGGCTGCATCAGCGGCGAGACCATCCTCGGCATCGCCATGACGGAGCCGGGCGCCGGCAGCGACGTCGCCGGCATCCGCACCATGGCCGTGGAGCAGGACGATCACTGGGTGCTGAACGGCTCGAAGATCTACATCTCCAACGGCATCAACGGCGATTTGTTCATCGTCGCCGCGCGCACCGTGCCCGACCATCCGCACGGCATCGGCCTGTTCCTGGTCGAGCGCGGCATGGAGGGTTTCACCCGCGGCCGCAACCTGAAGAAGCTGGGCCTCAAGGCGCAGGACACGGCGGAGCTGTTCTTCGACCAGGTCAAGGTGCCGAAGGCCAACGTGCTGGGCGATCCACGCAAGGGCTTCTATTACCTGATGCAGTTCCTTGCCGAGGAGCGCCTCATCGTGGCCTGCGGCTGCGTTGCCGCGGCCGAGGCGGCGCTGCGTATCACCATCGACTACGTCAAGGAGCGCCGCGCCTTCGGCAAGGCGATCGCGGAGTTCCAGAACACCCGCTTCAAGCTGGCCGAGATGCGCACGAAGATCGACGCCGCGCAGGCCTTCGTCGATCGCTGCGTCATGGACCACAACGAGGGCAAGCTCAGCGCCGAGGTGGCGGCCGAGGCCAAGCTGTTCACCAGCGAGCTGGAGGGCTGGGTCACGGACGAGTGCCTGCAGCTGCACGGCGGCGCCGGCTACATGGACGAGTACCCCATCTCCCGACTGTACGCCAATGCCCGCGTGTCGCGCATCTATGCCGGCAGCAGCGAGATCATGAAAGAAATCGTCGCCCGCTCCATGGGCCTGGATCCGCGCCGTGGCTCTGCCTGA
- a CDS encoding enoyl-CoA hydratase/isomerase family protein: MSAAEEDGGTVRYEQRGRVALVTLNRPEVLNAFNRQLAHDLRDALMRAAADRSVRAVVLRGAEGKFSAGADLKQGFPTDRRVEDLLNTDFRPVLDMIAGMEKPVIAAVAGPAAGIGLSFALACDLVMMAEDAYFLSPFAAIGLIPDGGATWLLARTLGYHRAYQLCVESERVPAARCLELGLANRVVPSGELDAESLAWAESLAERAPLALARTKLAMRAAMTLSFSEAVAYEAQLQNVCVESEDAKEGVAAFLGKRKAEFKGK, encoded by the coding sequence ATGTCGGCCGCAGAGGAAGACGGCGGGACCGTGCGGTACGAACAGCGCGGTCGCGTCGCGCTGGTCACGCTGAACCGCCCGGAAGTGCTCAACGCCTTCAACCGGCAGCTGGCGCACGACCTGCGCGATGCCCTGATGCGCGCGGCCGCGGACCGCTCGGTGCGGGCCGTGGTGCTGCGCGGGGCAGAGGGCAAGTTCAGCGCCGGAGCGGACCTGAAGCAGGGCTTCCCGACCGACCGCCGCGTCGAGGACCTCCTCAACACGGACTTCCGCCCCGTGCTGGACATGATCGCGGGCATGGAGAAGCCGGTGATCGCCGCGGTCGCCGGCCCGGCGGCCGGCATCGGCCTGTCGTTCGCGCTCGCCTGCGACCTGGTGATGATGGCGGAGGACGCTTATTTCCTTTCGCCGTTCGCCGCCATCGGGCTCATTCCCGACGGTGGCGCCACCTGGCTGCTGGCGCGGACGCTCGGTTATCACCGTGCCTACCAGCTGTGCGTGGAAAGCGAGCGCGTGCCCGCGGCGCGCTGCCTGGAGCTGGGGCTGGCCAACCGCGTGGTGCCGTCGGGCGAGCTGGACGCCGAGAGCCTGGCCTGGGCGGAAAGCCTGGCGGAGCGGGCGCCGCTCGCCCTGGCGCGCACCAAGCTCGCCATGCGCGCTGCCATGACGCTGAGCTTCAGCGAGGCCGTGGCTTACGAGGCGCAGCTGCAGAACGTGTGCGTGGAGAGCGAGGACGCGAAGGAGGGCGTGGCCGCCTTCCTCGGCAAGCGCAAGGCGGAGTTCAAGGGGAAGTGA
- a CDS encoding 3-hydroxyacyl-CoA dehydrogenase NAD-binding domain-containing protein — MTETIKYSVDQDGVALLVIDIPGRPMNVLTPEFMQELEQTVGGLVADDKVKGAVITSGKDSFIAGADLKDLVGVFGRMQDPAEIYGFARSFSLLFRKLETCGKPLVAAINGTALGGGLELCLACHHRVALKNPKAKIGLPEVQVGLLPGAGGTQRLPRMIGSEKALMLMVEGTHLDPVKAHETGFIEELADSPEDMIAKARAWILEQGDPVQPWDKKGFKFPGGPGASRPGTAQTFMVGTALVAQKTQRNYPAPIAILSCVYEGSIVPIDKGLEIESQYFTELLTGPVARNMIRTLFLDKGAADKLARRPKGIDKVPVQKLGILGAGMMGAGIAYVSAFAGMDVVLLDMELASAEKGKGYSKALLEKRVSRGKMAADKAEAVLARIKPTTDYADLEGCDLIIEAVFEDRDIKRKVTEATEAVIPAGSIFASNTSTLPITGLAEASKRPDQFIGIHFFSPVDKMPLVEIIVGAKTGDVAVARALDYVQQIRKTPIVVNDSRGFYTSRVFSTYVKEGLAMLAEGVKPALIENAAKMAGMPVGPLAVSDEVTLDLQYKIMKQTRKDLGGDYREHPADAVIVKFHDELKRLGKRYGAGFYDYPEGGKKHLWPGLAEVYPPAAEQPDVEAVKRRLLYIQSLETARCLEEGVVTDPADADVGSIFGWGFPPWTGGTASYIDTVGMADFLAACDAMADDFGEHYRPSEWLRGRERMR, encoded by the coding sequence ATGACTGAGACCATCAAGTATTCCGTGGACCAGGACGGCGTCGCGCTGCTGGTCATCGACATCCCCGGCCGGCCGATGAACGTGCTCACGCCGGAGTTCATGCAGGAACTGGAGCAGACGGTCGGCGGCCTCGTGGCCGACGACAAGGTCAAGGGCGCGGTGATCACCTCCGGCAAGGACAGCTTCATCGCCGGCGCCGACCTCAAGGACCTGGTCGGCGTGTTCGGGCGCATGCAGGACCCGGCCGAGATCTACGGTTTCGCGCGCAGCTTCAGCCTGCTGTTTCGCAAGCTGGAGACCTGCGGCAAGCCGCTCGTCGCCGCCATCAACGGCACCGCGCTGGGTGGCGGTCTCGAGCTGTGCCTGGCCTGCCACCACCGCGTCGCGCTGAAGAACCCGAAGGCGAAGATCGGCCTGCCGGAAGTGCAGGTGGGCCTGCTGCCCGGCGCCGGCGGCACCCAGCGCCTGCCGCGCATGATCGGCAGCGAGAAGGCGCTCATGCTGATGGTCGAGGGCACGCATCTCGACCCGGTGAAGGCGCACGAGACCGGCTTCATCGAGGAGCTGGCGGACTCGCCGGAGGACATGATCGCCAAGGCGCGGGCCTGGATCCTGGAGCAAGGCGACCCGGTGCAGCCCTGGGACAAGAAGGGCTTCAAGTTCCCCGGCGGCCCCGGCGCCAGCCGCCCGGGCACGGCGCAGACCTTCATGGTCGGCACCGCGCTGGTGGCGCAGAAGACGCAGCGCAATTACCCGGCGCCGATCGCCATCCTGTCCTGCGTCTACGAGGGCAGCATCGTCCCCATCGACAAGGGCCTCGAGATCGAGTCGCAGTATTTCACCGAGCTGCTCACCGGGCCGGTGGCGCGCAACATGATCCGCACGTTGTTCCTCGACAAGGGCGCGGCCGACAAGCTGGCGCGCCGGCCCAAGGGTATCGACAAGGTCCCGGTGCAGAAGCTGGGCATCCTCGGCGCGGGCATGATGGGTGCGGGCATTGCCTACGTCTCCGCCTTCGCCGGCATGGACGTGGTGCTGCTGGACATGGAGCTGGCGAGTGCGGAGAAGGGCAAGGGCTACTCCAAGGCCCTGCTGGAGAAGCGTGTGTCGCGCGGCAAGATGGCGGCGGACAAGGCCGAAGCCGTGCTGGCGCGCATCAAGCCGACCACCGACTATGCCGACCTCGAGGGCTGCGACCTGATCATCGAGGCCGTGTTCGAGGACCGCGACATCAAGCGCAAGGTGACCGAGGCCACCGAGGCGGTCATTCCCGCGGGCTCGATCTTCGCCTCCAACACCTCGACGCTGCCCATCACGGGCCTGGCCGAGGCCTCGAAGCGGCCCGACCAATTCATCGGCATCCACTTCTTCTCGCCGGTGGACAAGATGCCCCTGGTCGAGATCATCGTCGGCGCCAAGACCGGCGACGTGGCCGTGGCGCGCGCGCTCGACTACGTGCAGCAGATCCGCAAGACGCCGATCGTGGTCAACGACAGCCGCGGCTTCTACACCAGCCGCGTGTTCAGCACTTACGTCAAGGAAGGGCTGGCGATGCTGGCGGAAGGCGTGAAGCCGGCGCTGATCGAGAACGCGGCGAAGATGGCCGGCATGCCGGTCGGCCCGCTGGCGGTGTCGGACGAGGTCACGCTCGACCTGCAGTACAAGATCATGAAGCAGACGCGCAAGGACCTCGGCGGCGATTACCGCGAGCATCCGGCGGACGCCGTGATCGTGAAGTTCCACGACGAGCTGAAGCGGCTCGGCAAGCGCTACGGCGCCGGCTTCTACGATTACCCGGAGGGCGGCAAGAAGCATCTCTGGCCCGGCCTCGCCGAGGTCTACCCCCCGGCTGCCGAGCAGCCCGACGTAGAGGCCGTGAAGCGGCGCCTGCTGTACATCCAGTCGCTGGAGACGGCGCGCTGCCTGGAGGAAGGCGTGGTCACCGACCCGGCCGACGCCGACGTCGGCTCCATCTTCGGCTGGGGCTTCCCGCCGTGGACCGGCGGCACCGCCAGTTACATCGACACCGTGGGCATGGCTGATTTCCTCGCCGCCTGCGACGCCATGGCGGACGACTTCGGCGAGCACTACCGGCCTTCGGAGTGGCTGCGCGGCCGCGAGCGGATGCGCTGA
- a CDS encoding acetyl-CoA C-acetyltransferase gives MTDAYILDHVRTPRGRGKPNGALHGITPMQLLTQVLQSLRDRNQLDTALIEDVIIGCVAPVGEQGADIARVAALNAGFDEGVPGKQINRFCASGLEAVNTAAALVMSGQADLVVAGGVESMSRIPMGSDGGAMATDPQVAWNTYFVPQGISADLIATRYGISREDCDAYALESQRRAAEAWQAGRFAQSIMPVRDRLGQVVLDHDEHMRPDTTLEGLAGLKAAFEIPGQQAGFDAVAIQRYPDVERIHHVHTGGNSSGIVDGAAAVLVASKRMAEHLGLATRARIRAFASVGSEPTIMLTGPAPSAHKALERAKMKRSDIDLFELNEAFASVVLRFMQQLDVPHEQINVNGGAIALGHPLGATGAMVLGTLLDEMERRDLSTGLVNLCVGAGMGTATILERE, from the coding sequence ATGACAGACGCATACATTCTCGACCACGTGCGCACGCCGCGCGGCCGCGGCAAGCCCAACGGCGCCCTCCATGGCATCACGCCCATGCAGCTGCTCACCCAGGTGCTGCAGTCGCTGCGCGACCGCAACCAGCTGGACACGGCGCTCATCGAGGACGTCATCATCGGCTGCGTGGCCCCGGTCGGCGAGCAGGGCGCAGACATCGCCCGCGTGGCGGCGCTGAACGCGGGTTTCGACGAGGGCGTGCCGGGCAAACAGATCAACCGCTTCTGCGCCTCGGGGCTGGAAGCCGTGAACACCGCCGCCGCACTGGTGATGTCCGGCCAGGCCGACCTGGTGGTGGCCGGCGGCGTGGAATCGATGTCGCGCATTCCGATGGGCTCCGACGGCGGCGCCATGGCCACCGACCCGCAGGTGGCCTGGAACACCTACTTCGTGCCGCAGGGCATCAGCGCGGACCTCATCGCCACGCGCTATGGCATCAGCCGCGAAGACTGCGACGCCTACGCGCTGGAAAGCCAGCGGCGCGCCGCAGAGGCGTGGCAGGCAGGCCGCTTCGCCCAGTCGATCATGCCGGTGCGCGATCGCCTCGGGCAGGTGGTGCTGGACCACGACGAGCACATGCGCCCCGACACGACGCTCGAGGGCCTGGCCGGGCTCAAGGCGGCCTTCGAGATCCCGGGCCAGCAGGCCGGCTTCGACGCCGTCGCCATCCAGCGCTATCCCGACGTGGAGCGCATCCACCACGTCCACACCGGCGGCAACTCCAGCGGCATCGTGGACGGGGCTGCCGCGGTGCTGGTGGCCAGCAAGCGCATGGCGGAGCACCTCGGGCTGGCGACGCGTGCGCGCATCCGCGCCTTCGCCTCGGTCGGCAGCGAGCCGACCATCATGCTCACCGGCCCGGCGCCCTCGGCGCACAAGGCGCTGGAACGGGCGAAGATGAAGCGCAGCGACATCGACCTGTTCGAGCTCAACGAGGCTTTCGCCTCGGTGGTGCTGCGCTTCATGCAGCAGCTGGACGTGCCGCACGAGCAGATCAACGTCAACGGCGGCGCCATCGCCCTCGGGCACCCGCTGGGCGCCACCGGAGCGATGGTCCTGGGCACCCTGCTGGACGAAATGGAGCGGCGCGACCTGTCCACCGGGCTGGTCAACCTGTGCGTCGGCGCCGGCATGGGCACCGCCACCATTCTCGAGCGCGAGTGA
- the murI gene encoding glutamate racemase — protein sequence MRIGVFDSGLGGVSVLREIRREMPDASLHYVSDSAWVPYGPRGDDFIQVRSRALARFLVEHGADVVVVACNTATAAAVPLLRETLGLPIVGMEPAVKPATAATRNGKVGVLATVGTLQSARFAALLDQFGSDIEVLTRACPGLVEQVEAGDLDGARTRALVEQYTAPLLRAGVDTLVLGCTHFVFLRPVIEEIAGSGIEIIDTGAAVARRVRQVAESLGSTFARASGVEFWTSGDPAVLSAPLNKLWGERVVLSALPGEYAGRSA from the coding sequence TTGCGCATCGGCGTGTTCGACTCAGGGCTTGGCGGCGTGTCCGTGTTGCGGGAGATTCGGCGTGAAATGCCGGATGCCTCCCTGCACTACGTGTCGGATTCGGCCTGGGTGCCCTACGGTCCGCGCGGCGACGATTTCATCCAGGTCCGCTCGCGCGCCCTGGCGCGCTTCCTGGTCGAGCACGGCGCCGACGTCGTGGTGGTGGCCTGCAACACCGCCACCGCGGCGGCCGTGCCGCTGCTGCGCGAGACGCTGGGCTTGCCCATCGTCGGCATGGAGCCTGCGGTCAAGCCGGCCACCGCTGCCACGCGCAACGGCAAGGTTGGCGTGCTCGCCACCGTGGGCACGCTGCAGAGCGCTCGTTTCGCCGCCCTGCTGGACCAGTTCGGCAGCGACATCGAGGTGCTGACGCGGGCCTGCCCGGGGCTGGTGGAGCAGGTCGAAGCGGGCGACCTCGACGGCGCGCGCACACGGGCGCTGGTCGAGCAATACACCGCACCGCTGCTGCGCGCAGGCGTGGACACGCTGGTGCTGGGGTGCACCCACTTCGTCTTCCTGCGCCCGGTCATCGAGGAGATCGCCGGCAGCGGCATCGAGATCATCGACACCGGCGCCGCCGTCGCCCGGCGCGTGCGCCAGGTGGCGGAGTCCCTGGGCTCGACCTTCGCCCGCGCCAGCGGCGTGGAGTTCTGGACCAGCGGTGATCCGGCCGTGCTGTCGGCACCGCTCAACAAGCTGTGGGGCGAACGGGTGGTGCTCAGCGCCCTGCCCGGCGAGTATGCCGGGCGCAGCGCCTGA
- a CDS encoding helicase HerA-like domain-containing protein, translating into MTDDMILLGGGPAGHVTLDPKYANRHGLIAGATGTGKTVSLQVLAEAFSARGAPVFLADVKGDLAGLSQAGKPHPKIDERVATIGMPPPVLAPSPVVFWDVFGQGGHQLRTTVSEMGPMLLARLLELNETQEGVLHVVFRLADEDGLLLLDIPDLRALLQYAADNEREISTRYGRITRASIGAIQRRLLALESQGGDSFFGEPALKLADLMRTDLSGRGIINVLDARALFHSPRVYATCLLWLLAELFEQLPEVGDPPVPKLVFFFDEAHLLFDNAPPALVSKVEQVVRLVRSKGVGVWFVTQSPLDLPDPVLGQLGNRVQHALRAFTPRDQKAVRAAATTFRQNPELDTETAITELGVGEALVSTLEAKGVPGVVQRCLMRPPCSRIGPISDEERATVRGRSPVGGTYDQAVNRESAYEILSARAAQAAAEEARAAAERAAAEEAARAEKARRPRASNRQGYVEAATKSAVRSMSSQLGRSIGQSLLRGILGSLTRKR; encoded by the coding sequence GTGACTGACGACATGATTCTCCTTGGCGGCGGCCCGGCCGGGCATGTGACGCTGGACCCGAAATACGCCAACCGCCACGGCCTGATCGCGGGCGCCACGGGCACCGGCAAGACGGTCTCTCTCCAGGTCCTCGCCGAGGCCTTTTCGGCGCGCGGCGCGCCGGTGTTCCTGGCGGACGTGAAGGGCGACCTGGCCGGGCTGTCCCAGGCGGGCAAGCCGCATCCCAAGATCGACGAGCGCGTCGCCACCATCGGCATGCCGCCCCCGGTGCTGGCGCCGTCGCCGGTCGTGTTCTGGGACGTGTTCGGCCAGGGCGGGCACCAGCTGCGCACCACCGTGTCGGAGATGGGGCCGATGCTGCTGGCGCGGCTGCTCGAGCTCAACGAGACCCAGGAGGGCGTGCTGCACGTGGTGTTCCGCCTCGCGGACGAGGACGGCCTGCTCTTGCTCGACATCCCCGACCTGCGCGCGCTGCTGCAGTATGCCGCCGACAATGAGCGCGAGATTTCGACGCGCTATGGCCGCATCACGCGCGCGTCCATCGGCGCCATCCAGCGGCGCCTGCTGGCGCTGGAGTCACAGGGCGGCGACAGCTTCTTCGGCGAGCCGGCGCTCAAGCTGGCCGACCTGATGCGCACCGACCTGTCGGGGCGCGGCATCATCAATGTGCTGGATGCGCGCGCGCTGTTCCATTCTCCGCGCGTGTACGCCACCTGCCTGTTGTGGCTGCTGGCCGAGTTGTTCGAGCAGCTGCCCGAGGTCGGTGATCCGCCGGTGCCGAAGCTGGTGTTCTTCTTCGACGAGGCGCATCTGCTGTTCGACAACGCCCCCCCGGCGCTGGTGAGCAAGGTCGAGCAGGTGGTGCGGCTGGTGCGCTCCAAGGGCGTGGGCGTCTGGTTCGTGACGCAGAGCCCGCTGGACCTGCCCGACCCGGTGCTGGGCCAGCTCGGCAACCGGGTCCAGCATGCCCTGCGCGCCTTCACGCCGCGCGACCAGAAAGCGGTGCGCGCCGCGGCGACGACGTTTCGCCAGAACCCCGAGCTGGACACGGAGACCGCGATCACCGAGCTCGGCGTGGGCGAGGCGCTGGTCTCGACGCTGGAAGCCAAGGGCGTGCCCGGCGTGGTGCAGCGCTGCCTGATGCGGCCGCCCTGTTCGCGCATCGGCCCGATCAGCGATGAGGAGCGCGCCACGGTGCGCGGCCGCAGCCCGGTCGGCGGCACCTACGACCAGGCTGTGAACCGCGAGTCGGCGTACGAGATCCTGTCGGCGCGCGCCGCGCAGGCGGCCGCAGAGGAGGCGCGGGCCGCGGCCGAGCGCGCCGCGGCGGAGGAGGCGGCGCGAGCAGAGAAAGCGCGCCGCCCGCGCGCCAGCAACCGGCAGGGGTATGTCGAGGCGGCGACGAAGAGCGCGGTGCGCAGCATGAGCAGCCAGCTTGGCCGCAGCATCGGCCAGTCGCTGTTGCGCGGGATCCTGGGCTCGCTCACCAGGAAGCGCTGA
- a CDS encoding MFS transporter: MRRADMVGSLYDLVTGDEDARVCKDIPDAACNDQPANFFLQLGANVCTKIGDELASAKLVLPWLLAAAGAPAFFIGLLVPVRESLSLLPQLFVAAAIRARAVRKWFWIGGSIVQAACVMLMALVAVWLEGAAAGWAVLGLLVVFSLARGVSSVAAKDVMGKTVSKTRRGTLTGYATALSGLATIAAGAWLQWRGGAPDDATGLVGLLLLAGGLWLLGAGLYSGLREQPGATSGGGNAGREAVASLSILVSDRPFRRFVITRALLVSTALLVPFYAALAREVSDAGIGGLGALLVAAGVASTVSSGFWGRMSDRSSREVLRLAATGAGLLSLGVAAWQLAGAPLLAGEFVLVAAFFLIGIAHAGVRIGRKTYLVDMATAETRATYVAVSNTAIGVVLLAGGVFGLVAEVVGTAATIGVLGLVCLAGALGAARLDEVTD; this comes from the coding sequence ATGAGGCGAGCCGACATGGTCGGCTCGCTCTACGATCTCGTCACCGGCGACGAGGATGCGCGTGTCTGCAAGGACATCCCGGACGCCGCCTGCAACGACCAGCCGGCAAATTTCTTCCTGCAGCTCGGCGCCAATGTGTGCACCAAGATCGGCGACGAGCTGGCGAGTGCCAAGCTGGTGCTGCCCTGGCTCCTCGCTGCGGCGGGTGCGCCGGCGTTTTTCATCGGCCTGCTGGTGCCGGTGCGCGAGTCGCTGTCGCTGTTGCCGCAGCTGTTCGTTGCCGCGGCGATTCGTGCCCGTGCGGTGCGCAAGTGGTTCTGGATCGGCGGCAGCATCGTCCAGGCGGCGTGCGTGATGCTCATGGCGCTGGTGGCGGTATGGCTCGAGGGGGCCGCGGCGGGGTGGGCGGTGCTGGGGCTGCTGGTGGTCTTCAGCCTGGCGCGCGGCGTCAGCTCGGTGGCCGCCAAGGACGTGATGGGCAAGACCGTTTCCAAGACCCGGCGGGGCACGCTCACCGGCTACGCCACCGCGCTGTCCGGACTGGCGACCATTGCCGCCGGCGCGTGGCTGCAGTGGCGCGGCGGCGCGCCGGACGATGCCACGGGCCTGGTCGGGCTGTTGCTGCTGGCCGGCGGGCTGTGGCTGCTCGGCGCGGGGCTGTACTCCGGCCTGAGGGAGCAGCCGGGCGCGACCTCCGGCGGCGGCAATGCGGGGCGCGAAGCCGTAGCCAGCCTGTCGATCCTGGTCAGCGACCGTCCGTTCCGGCGTTTCGTCATCACCCGGGCCCTGCTGGTCTCCACTGCGCTGCTGGTGCCGTTCTATGCCGCCCTGGCGCGCGAGGTGTCCGATGCCGGCATCGGCGGGCTGGGCGCGCTGCTGGTGGCGGCCGGCGTGGCCTCCACCGTCAGCTCGGGTTTCTGGGGGCGCATGTCGGACCGTTCCAGTCGCGAGGTATTGCGGCTCGCGGCCACGGGCGCGGGGCTCCTCAGCCTCGGGGTTGCGGCCTGGCAGCTGGCCGGCGCACCGTTATTAGCGGGCGAATTCGTGCTGGTGGCGGCGTTTTTTCTCATCGGCATCGCCCACGCCGGGGTGCGTATCGGGCGCAAGACCTACCTGGTCGACATGGCCACGGCCGAGACGCGCGCCACCTACGTGGCGGTCAGCAACACCGCCATCGGCGTGGTGCTGCTGGCGGGCGGCGTGTTCGGCCTGGTGGCCGAGGTCGTGGGCACGGCCGCAACCATCGGCGTGCTCGGCCTGGTCTGCCTGGCGGGCGCCCTCGGGGCCGCGCGCCTGGACGAAGTGACTGACTGA